The following coding sequences lie in one Zingiber officinale cultivar Zhangliang chromosome 2B, Zo_v1.1, whole genome shotgun sequence genomic window:
- the LOC122047527 gene encoding protein ESSENTIAL FOR POTEXVIRUS ACCUMULATION 1-like isoform X3 — protein MASGNVDLPDDLFITKPVEEVWAGKDQVNPENNIPLSPQWLYAKHGDSKDTRPPSSLPSGTLSDSIQKDIWRLDGSQDKKEWRKNVSDIDSSRRWREEERETSLLSRRERKKEGEREIEYRKGDRRPENAVVKEPLESRTLSSTERLHEVPNRGMGNENRRDSKWSSRWGPEDKDKESRIEKKVEVEKEDSHTEKQSFSASLRSLSGTDSRDKWRPRHRQDVHSGGSSVRAAPGFGFERDRVDGSSNSGFARGRGRSNSVAVLQLGSSFAAASSIGAIPVTEAEFCYPRGKLLAIYRKQKTVFVDATPVDFEDAPPVTTSSFVTPLAFDTPDAEEEILLKEIWKGKVNSIGANLSQEKMAKTNEADIGDEEKSIIEKKHDKMELIEDSKELNSEHGQHKDITVDSLINLVGLDGLPPKVVNHDAFLDKPGSLGADVMHSETDDGMMKEINVTDQSSHLDIFKNVNLGDDFIIPFDVGATVPVKSCPVFDIPHVEVLNDNKFENRKLENKLPHPEELSLYYQDPQGDVQGPFLGFDIISWFEQGFFGTDLPVCLSDAPEGTPFQPLGEVMPHLKLELHPISNIFPGEKSETFDATSHEHDPTLISGSFASKDQQQTLTLDALGSHLKLDALENETLIDSNNARLPFSKAETSLRMIAEGHNLPDFTGQDAEGRSSSNMEKQQHGKVDNHNIALSMSMGAHHSMLTETANTSFAHHNLQRGNDMNPLGLFWSELKGNQNKPLSSTIPGSMENLIGNYDHSRTASPFNLNQEQQLISGRDLPNPNDSWSKNYRWSSSARVPDNLGVNNISRFEDGPNHPSLEQSLLLQQLQKQQLQHQLQQQSLLAHQNADLSGTYLDQVHELMHQHPVNQQSMEDLEQMLKLRFEQQVHLEQLQQQQLQQQQFQRQRQLHQHFQYDEPQFESQRQIYLENLLHQQLLEPGTGLSNVYPHDKNMMDQMFLRQQLLNESRKHSSNLSHESVMEQLIHANQGLNFQQQNKDLFNVLSHSKLRQMSLEQQYLLEHQLEQLQAQQLSASRNLTGIEEERHRGGIWSVDESGQFIRTAASQPQNYSSRLGQLDFLQKPQGPSLVEHPSHSQRNYLLQERMQRGLHPLDSSMHMPRAGTSPPNMELINAIARGQGLDAQDHLDQLRASGQMGQFHSNFHAHQRQISREFSGTHMDPTESHWSELARQLPADLIESQLKQLQIKVEKQRGANMNVSFESPNAWAPNLGNNESSKYELRDLLHQEMLHQSQQSLSLVDAATSSYEQKDPSWLYSRPNSENPYDLNRERAALGGAFSDASLLEQVGRPLNEQIMNTIDNKFESSNRFTLKPGFSTSFEQKQFPPDLDLFERGRLANSLSDASLQLIDFSNLKDGERGKMQDISGSSRIQSMMDAQESRVMQAEGHDGKSFKQDLFEITSLGFFDYEAEFVHADKEEMPNNMAYGDPKAADSFLKRAYDLHDMSSARPPHGMPSARPPSAGTLQISKGHDSATYGSSEGTEVQQEPGATLSSQSSEVLRSNKKDFKFRRTSSSNDTDTIEPSFIYMLKSTKKSMPEHENIETGSVGKSSKKKGKKGRQIDPSLLGFKVHSNRILMGEIQRPDD, from the exons ATGGCGAGCGGCAACGTGGATCTGCCGGATGATCTCTTCATCACAAAGCCGGTCGAGGAGGTGTGGGCCGGCAAAG ATCAGGTGAATCCAGAAAATAATATTCCTCTGTCTCCTCAGTGGCTATATGCTAAACATGGTGACAGCAAG GATACTCGGCCACCAAGTTCACTACCATCTGGAACCTTGTCTGATTCTATTCAGAAAGATATCTGGCGTTTGGACGGATCACAGGACAAGAAAGAATGGAGAAAAAATGTATCTGATATTGATAGTAGCCGACGTTGGCGTGAAGAGGAGAGAGAGACTAGCTTGCTTTCTAGGAGAGAACGCAAAAAGGAAGGAGAACGAGAAATTGAGTATCGAAAAGGTGATCGTCGACCTGAGAATGCCGTTGTTAAAGAACCTCTTGAGTCTAGGACTCTGTCTTCAACTGAGAGGTTGCATGAAGTTCCTAACCGTGGTATGGGAAATGAAAACCGCCGGGATAGCAAGTGGTCATCAAGATGGGGCCCAGAGGACAAAGACAAGGAGTCACGGATAGAGAAGAAAGTGGAAGTAGAGAAAGAAGACTCTCATACTGAAAAACAGTCTTTTTCTGCTAGCCTCCGCTCACTCTCTGGAACTGATTCTCGTGATAAATGGAGGCCACGACATCGTCAGGATGTTCATTCTGGGGGTTCCTCTGTTCGTGCTGCTCCTGGATTTGGTTTTGAAAGAGATCGTGTGGACGGTTCATCAAATTCTGGTTTTGCTCGTGGTAGGGGAAGATCAAACTCTGTTGCTGTATTGCAGCTGGGAAGTTCATTTGCTGCTGCTAGCTCAATTGGTGCAATCCCAGTAACTGAGGCTGAGTTCTGCTATCCTAGAGGGAAGCTTCTTGCTATTTACAGGAAGCAGAAGACAGTTTTTGTTGATGCTACCCCTGTGGACTTTGAGGATGCTCCTCCGGTAACAACATCTAGCTTTGTAACTCCATTGGCCTTTGACACGCCTGATGCAGAGGAAGAG ATTCTTCTGAAAGAAATTTGGAAAGGGAAGGTCAACAGCATTGGAGCAAACTTAAGTCAGGAAAAGATGGCAAAAACTAATGAAGCTGATATAG GTGATGAGGAGAAGAGCATAATTGAAAAGAAACATGATAAAATGGAATTAATAGAAGATTCTAAAG AGCTGAATTCTGAACATGGACAACACAAGGACATTACTGTGGATTCTTTGATTAATTTGGTTGGTCTTGATGGTTTGCCCCCAAAGGTTGTGAACCATGATGCTTTTCTAGATAAACCAGGTTCACTTGGTGCCGATGTTATGCATTCTGAGACAGATGATGGCATGATGAAAGAGATAAATGTTACTGATCAATCAAGTCATCTAGATATTTTTAAAAACGTCAACTTAGGAGATGATTTCATTATCCCTTTTGATGTTGGTGCTACGGTACCCGTTAAGTCATGTCCTGTGTTTGACATTCCTCATGTGGAGGTTCTTAACGataacaaatttgaaaatagaaaattgGAGAACAAATTACCCCATCCTGAGGAGTTGAGCTTATATTACCAAGACCCACAAGGTGATGTACAGGGACCATTTCTAGGTTTTGATATCATCTCTTGGTTTGAGCAAGGTTTCTTTGGCACAGATTTACCTGTGTGTTTATCTGATGCTCCTGAGGGCACACCTTTTCAGCCACTAGGTGAAGTTATGCCTCATTTGAAACTCGAGCTCCATCCTATCTCAAATATCTTCCCTGGTGAAAAATCTGAAACTTTCGATGCTACAAGTCATGAACATGACCCTACCCTTATTAGTGGTTCTTTTGCCTCAAAGGATCAACAGCAAACCTTGACATTGGATGCTTTGGGTTCTCATTTAAAACTTGATGCTCTTGAAAATGAAACTCTGATAGATTCAAATAATGCCAGGTTACCCTTTTCCAAGGCAGAAACATCATTACGTATGATAGCTGAAGGCCACAACTTGCCTGATTTTACTGGGCAAGATGCCGAAG GTAGGTCCTCAAGCAACATGGAGAAACAGCAACATGGAAAAGTTGATAATCATAACATTGCTCTATCAATGTCCATGGGTGCTCATCATTCTATGCTTACTGAAACTGCAAATACTAGTTTTGCGCATCATAATCTTCAAAGGGGCAATGACATGAATCCTCTTGGATTGTTTTGGTCTGAACTAAAAGGTAACCAAAACAAGCCCCTTTCATCAACTATTCCAGGCTCCATGGAGAATTTGATTGGCAATTATGATCATTCAAGAACTGCCTCTCCATTTAACCTGAACCAGGAGCAACAGCTCATCTCGGGAAGAGACCTTCCAAACCCCAATGATTCATGGTCTAAAAATTATAGATGGAGCAGCAGTGCAAGAGTTCCTGACAATCTTGGTGTGAATAACATTTCCAGGTTCGAAGATGGGCCTAACCACCCTAGTTTAGAACAGTCTCTGCTCTTGCAACAATTACAGAAACAACAATTACAGCATCAACTTCAACAGCAAAGCTTACTAGCTCATCAAAATGCTGATTTGTCTGGAACATACTTGGATCAGGTGCATGAACTTATGCACCAGCACCCTGTTAATCAACAGAGTATGGAAGATCTAGAACAGATGCTGAAACTTAGGTTTGAACAACAGGTACATCTAGAACAGTTGCAGCAGCAGCAGTTGCAGCAGCAGCAGTTTCAACGACAGCGACAATTGCACCAGCATTTTCAATATGATGAACCACAATTTGAATCACAACGGCAGATTTATCTTGAAAATTTGCTGCATCAGCAATTACTTGAACCTGGTACTGGTTTATCAAATGTTTATCCGCATGACAAAAACATGATGGATCAGATGTTTCTAAGGCAGCAACTTTTGAATGAGTCTCGGAAACATTCTAGCAATCTTTCTCATGAATCAGTGATGGAGCAACTCATCCATGCAAATCAGGGGCTGAATTTTCAGCAGCAGAATAAAGATTTATTTAATGTTTTATCTCATTCCAAGCTGAGGCAGATGTCTCTGGAGCAACAATATCTTTTAGAACATCAGCTGGAGCAACTTCAGGCTCAGCAGCTCTCCGCTTCGAGGAATTTAACTGGTATTGAGGAAGAGAGGCACAGAGGGGGGATCTGGTCGGTTGATGAATCTGGCCAATTCATTAGAACTGCAGCTAGTCAGCCACAGAATTATTCTTCCAGGCTTGGCCAATTAGACTTTTTGCAGAAACCACAAGGACCATCATTGGTAGAGCATCCTAGTCATTCTCAGCGAAACTACTTGTTGCAGGAGAGAATGCAAAGGGGGCTACATCCTCTTGATAGTTCAATGCATATGCCACGTGCAGGTACTTCTCCACCAAACATGGAACTAATTAATGCCATAGCACGAGGTCAAGGATTGGATGCACAAGACCATCTTGACCAGCTTCGTGCTTCTGGTCAGATGGGACAGTTTCATTCTAATTTTCACGCTCATCAAAGACAGATTTCCAGAGAATTCTCTGGCACACACATGGATCCAACAGAGAGCCACTGGTCTGAGTTAGCTAGACAGTTACCAGCTGACCTAATAGAATCCCAGCTGAAACAGTTGCAAATTAAAGTGGAGAAGCAGAGAGGTGCAAATATGAATGTCTCCTTTGAGAGCCCAAATGCATGGGCACCAAATCTAGGAAATAATGAAAGCTCAAAATATGAATTGAGAGACTTGCTTCATCAAGAAATGCTTCACCAATCTCAACAGTCTCTCAGTTTGGTGGATGCTGCTACATCATCCTATGAGCAAAAGGACCCTTCTTGGCTCTACTCACGACCTAATTCAGAGAATCCATATGATTTGAACAGAGAGAGAGCAGCGTTAGGTGGCGCCTTTTCAGATGCTTCCCTTTTGGAGCAAGTAGGACGGCCTTTGAATGAACAAATCATGAATACCATTGATAATAAATTTGAGAGCAGCAACAGGTTCACTTTAAAGCCTGGTTTCTCAACTTCTTTTGAACAGAAACAATTCCCGCCGGATTTAGACTTATTTGAAAGGGGCAGGCTTGCGAATTCTTTAAGTGATGCTTCCTTGCAGTTGATAGATTTCTCTAATCTGAAGGATGGGGAGAGAGGAAAGATGCAGGATATCAGTGGAAGTTCCAGGATCCAATCAATGATGGATGCGCAAGAGAGTAGAGTTATGCAAGCAGAAGGTCATGATGGCAAGTCTTTTAAGCAAGACTTATTTGAGATAACTA GTTTAGGCTTCTTTGACTATGAAGCAGAATTTGTTCATGCTGACAAGGAAGAGATGCCTAACAATAT GGCGTATGGTGATCCAAAAGCTGCTGATAGTTTCTTAAAGCGTGCCTATGATCTCCATGACATGTCATCTGCAAGACCTCCCCATGGCATGCCATCTGCAAGACCACCATCAGCCGGCACTCTTCAAATTTCAAAAGGGCATGATTCTGCAACTTATGGATCTTCAGAAG GTACAGAAGTACAGCAAGAACCTGGAGCTACACTCTCATCCCAATCCTCTGAGGTGCTTAGATCTAACAAGAAAGACTTCAAATTTCGTCGGACCTCTTCTAGCAATGACACTGATACTATAGAGCCTTCATTCATTTATATGCTGAAGAGCACCAAAAAATCCATGCCGGAGCATGAGAACATTGAAACAGGTTCAGTCGGAAAGAGTAGCAAAAAGAAGGGAAAGAAAGGGAGACAGATTGACCCGTCTCTTCTCGGCTTCAAAGTTCACAGCAACCGCATCTTGATGGGTGAGATCCAGCGCCCGGATGATTGA